In one window of Vibrio sp. DW001 DNA:
- the menC gene encoding o-succinylbenzoate synthase — MRQAKLYKYQLPMDSGVILRDSKLTERVGWIAELSEQGKTVYGEIAPLVGFSKETTEQAGIQAQTQLELWVNGNAFAYDELCPSVASGLSFAEIELAGELPMAGNYDSAPLCTGDPDAMLPVLDALPLDKKVTKIKVGLYEPIRDGMLVNLFLESIPDLRVRLDANRAWTPEKAEKFASYINSSRRHRIEFVEEPCKEPGQSFTFAIKTGIAIAWDETLQDAVSEPDFDLGKLTGAKVIIIKPTLIGSVYRCQSLVEDANRHGIKVVISSSLESSLGLNQLARLAQWLTPESVPGLDTIKLFGAQLEVKWPQCDLPIVPLNEQQVVWQSK, encoded by the coding sequence ATGCGTCAAGCTAAACTATATAAATACCAACTTCCGATGGACAGTGGAGTGATTCTCCGAGACAGCAAGCTGACAGAAAGAGTCGGGTGGATAGCCGAGCTCTCAGAGCAAGGCAAAACGGTATATGGTGAAATTGCACCACTGGTCGGTTTCAGTAAAGAAACCACCGAGCAGGCGGGTATTCAGGCCCAGACGCAACTAGAGCTTTGGGTCAACGGCAATGCATTTGCTTATGATGAGCTGTGTCCTTCTGTGGCGAGTGGGTTGTCCTTTGCTGAGATCGAACTTGCTGGCGAGTTACCAATGGCTGGTAATTATGATAGTGCGCCTTTATGCACGGGTGATCCCGATGCAATGTTGCCGGTTTTAGATGCACTTCCACTAGATAAAAAAGTGACCAAAATTAAAGTAGGGCTCTATGAACCTATTCGTGATGGAATGTTGGTTAACCTATTTTTGGAGTCGATTCCCGACCTTAGAGTTCGTTTAGATGCGAACCGAGCTTGGACGCCAGAAAAGGCAGAAAAATTTGCTTCTTATATTAATTCGTCTCGCCGCCATCGCATAGAATTTGTGGAAGAACCATGCAAAGAGCCGGGTCAGAGTTTTACCTTTGCTATTAAAACGGGCATTGCTATTGCGTGGGACGAAACGTTACAGGACGCTGTTTCAGAGCCTGACTTTGATTTAGGAAAACTGACGGGTGCGAAGGTTATTATTATTAAGCCGACGTTAATTGGTTCTGTTTATCGTTGTCAGTCGCTTGTGGAGGATGCCAACCGTCATGGAATAAAGGTTGTGATCAGTTCGAGTTTAGAATCGAGTTTGGGTCTAAATCAACTTGCTAGGCTTGCGCAATGGCTTACTCCAGAGTCTGTGCCCGGCCTAGATACAATTAAGCTATTTGGGGCTCAACTTGAAGTGAAATGGCCACAATGTGATCTTCCTATTGTTCCATTAAACGAACAACAAGTTGTTTGGCAAAGTAAGTAA
- the menE gene encoding o-succinylbenzoate--CoA ligase, with translation MNNQLENSVQTWLSLWSESEPNKCALVFENNTYSWVHLSALLNGVTVSLRGQNIGQGDVVALVSKNSIELVLAYLACIHLGALPALIAPSTNTPLVQKLDTLGCNYVWFGKGTNKLVDRTALNTLYSILQISIGCCVESDSTTPANVHPDNLVSIVFTSGSTGVPKAVAHTSKQHEASAHGLLARFGFKPNDTWLLSLPMYHVSGLAIIWRWLTVGACLKVGEGKDLFTDLQGATHASLVPTQLKRLIDSGKRITLSRVLLGGSHIPLALAQEANRRGIETWLGYGMTESASTVMAKQVDEHLGVGFLLPNRLLKVEKQRIYVGGETLASGYFYRGKLTPIVNNDWFDSKDLGEWEGDQLRILGRVDNLFISGGENIHCEEIEFVLAQHAKITNAVVIPVQDKEYGARPVAIIQSEHVLEQKDVEQFLLRRLEKFKWPVEYIVMPEILLEGPSIKLSRSKVKAWFIGSQVSKRKAI, from the coding sequence ATGAATAACCAACTGGAAAATAGCGTACAAACTTGGTTATCACTATGGTCTGAAAGCGAGCCTAACAAGTGCGCGTTGGTTTTTGAAAACAATACGTACTCATGGGTTCATCTCAGCGCCTTGCTCAATGGAGTAACGGTTTCGCTGCGTGGCCAAAATATCGGTCAAGGTGATGTGGTTGCTCTCGTCTCTAAAAACAGTATTGAACTGGTACTTGCCTACTTGGCTTGTATTCATCTGGGTGCGCTTCCTGCGCTTATTGCACCGAGTACGAATACACCGCTGGTTCAAAAGCTTGATACGTTAGGTTGTAACTATGTCTGGTTTGGAAAAGGGACCAACAAACTTGTTGATAGGACAGCGCTCAACACGCTCTACTCGATTCTACAGATATCTATCGGATGTTGCGTAGAGTCAGACTCAACTACGCCTGCAAATGTTCACCCAGACAACCTTGTCAGCATTGTATTTACCTCCGGTTCTACAGGGGTACCGAAAGCCGTCGCACACACGAGCAAACAACATGAAGCTTCCGCGCATGGGTTGCTGGCTCGTTTTGGTTTTAAGCCCAACGATACGTGGTTACTCAGCTTGCCGATGTACCATGTGTCAGGTTTAGCTATTATCTGGCGATGGTTAACAGTCGGTGCTTGCCTAAAAGTAGGCGAGGGAAAGGATCTTTTTACCGATCTTCAGGGGGCAACTCATGCCTCCCTTGTTCCTACACAACTCAAACGTTTAATTGACAGTGGAAAGCGGATCACTCTTTCTCGAGTGTTATTGGGTGGTAGTCACATCCCATTGGCGCTAGCACAAGAAGCAAATCGTCGAGGGATAGAGACTTGGCTAGGTTATGGTATGACTGAATCAGCTTCTACCGTGATGGCTAAGCAAGTGGATGAACACCTAGGTGTGGGTTTCTTGTTACCTAATCGGCTTCTTAAGGTGGAAAAACAGCGAATATACGTCGGCGGAGAGACGCTGGCTTCAGGGTATTTTTATCGAGGTAAGTTAACACCAATTGTTAATAATGATTGGTTTGATAGTAAAGATTTGGGCGAATGGGAAGGCGATCAATTACGAATCCTCGGGCGTGTTGATAATTTATTTATCTCAGGCGGCGAAAATATCCATTGTGAAGAGATCGAATTTGTCTTAGCCCAACATGCCAAAATCACTAATGCGGTGGTAATTCCAGTGCAAGATAAAGAGTATGGAGCAAGGCCAGTCGCCATTATTCAAAGTGAGCATGTTTTAGAGCAAAAAGATGTGGAGCAGTTTCTGTTGCGGCGGCTTGAAAAATTCAAATGGCCTGTTGAATATATCGTTATGCCTGAAATTCTATTAGAAGGGCCATCGATAAAACTGTCTAGGTCAAAGGTAAAGGCTTGGTTTATAGGCTCTCAAGTGAGCAAGAGAAAAGCCATCTAG
- a CDS encoding putative sulfate exporter family transporter: protein MNSKKLLFFIAAAMCLTPWVSSPTALVIGFVLSSLGFVPQDLPVSKITKKLLAYSIVGLGFGIHFQEALAVTGEGIGLIVVSIFGTLIIGTLVAKQIGLNKEGAYLISAGTSICGGSAIAAVSPAIRASDEQTGLALAVVFVLNSVALFVFPLIGHALNLDQHTFGTWAAIAIHDTSSVVGAASAYGEEALKTATTLKLARALWIVPVAFISAMLFKNGSNKITVPFFILFYCAAILISDYLPQFEVIYGGIFAIAKQTLVVCLFLIGSSISLEKLKAAGAKPLLFGVFLWVMVSSLSLAWLTLA, encoded by the coding sequence ATGAACAGTAAAAAACTCCTTTTTTTCATCGCAGCAGCAATGTGTTTAACACCTTGGGTTTCTTCACCTACCGCCTTGGTTATTGGGTTTGTGCTATCAAGTTTGGGCTTTGTACCCCAAGACTTACCTGTCAGTAAAATAACCAAAAAGTTGCTGGCCTACTCTATTGTAGGATTAGGTTTTGGTATTCATTTTCAAGAAGCGCTAGCGGTGACTGGAGAGGGCATCGGTCTTATCGTTGTTTCCATTTTTGGCACATTAATCATAGGTACCTTAGTCGCAAAACAGATAGGTTTAAATAAGGAAGGTGCGTATCTGATCTCTGCTGGTACTTCTATCTGTGGTGGTAGCGCTATAGCCGCTGTTTCTCCTGCTATTAGAGCCTCTGATGAACAAACAGGCTTAGCCTTGGCGGTTGTCTTTGTTCTCAATTCTGTTGCGCTATTTGTATTCCCTTTAATCGGACACGCGCTTAATCTAGATCAGCATACATTTGGTACCTGGGCGGCTATCGCTATTCATGATACCTCTTCGGTGGTCGGTGCTGCTTCCGCTTATGGCGAAGAAGCCCTAAAAACGGCCACAACTTTAAAACTCGCACGAGCACTTTGGATTGTGCCCGTCGCATTTATTAGTGCCATGTTGTTTAAGAATGGTAGCAACAAAATAACCGTCCCTTTCTTTATTTTGTTTTATTGTGCAGCAATATTGATAAGCGATTACTTACCACAGTTTGAGGTTATATACGGAGGAATTTTTGCTATTGCAAAGCAAACATTGGTGGTCTGCTTGTTTCTTATCGGCTCAAGTATTTCTTTGGAAAAACTGAAAGCGGCCGGTGCTAAGCCTCTTTTATTTGGTGTTTTCTTATGGGTAATGGTTTCAAGCTTATCACTTGCTTGGCTGACTCTGGCGTGA
- a CDS encoding MFS transporter has translation MPELNPSPTSSSSLLTQRRFLPYFITQFFGAFNDNIFKNVLLILVAFTASGTLSISSSLFINIAAGLFILPFFLFSATAGELADKYDKDWFIRKVKLAEIGIMTLGAIGFITQSYEVLLLLLFLMGTQSAFFGPVKYALLPQHLKSEELLTGNALVETGTFLAILLGTLAAGIIASSDNATHVAALSVMLFSIIGYISSRFIPKTPAANPTAKIRWQPIKQTKHTLSIAKKDSVTHKSILAISWFWFLGASYLTQFPNFTQISLHGSESAVSFLLALFSVGIAIGSQLCDKLSKNRIEYGLVPVGSMGITLFGILMAYSVPDNLPSLTSFADFVGYRELWPTFTYLALLGISGGLFIVPLYTVMQLRAKKTECSQVIAANNIYNALFMVGSAILGIVLLGILEMPIPEFFIFLSVINFVVVLYLFSQVPVYAVRFVVWIVTHIIYRVKHTNLHHLPKNGGALLVCNHVSYMDALLLSAVCPRLIRFVMEEDYANLKPLRRFLFRAGVIPVSAANSRSIRKAFKEVEQALSDGEIVCIFPEGRLTGDGEIQPFMRGIDIIINRSPVPVIPLALKGMWGSYFSRHKGRAFKGIPNRFRAKLEIEAGRPVSPEDANSEYMREQVQKLRGSYK, from the coding sequence ATGCCTGAGCTAAACCCCTCTCCAACAAGCAGCAGTTCTTTGTTGACTCAAAGACGTTTTTTACCCTATTTTATTACCCAATTCTTTGGTGCATTCAATGACAATATTTTTAAGAATGTCTTACTCATATTGGTCGCCTTCACCGCGAGTGGCACCCTTTCTATTTCTTCAAGCCTTTTTATAAATATTGCTGCGGGGTTGTTTATTCTTCCTTTCTTTTTGTTCTCGGCAACCGCAGGTGAATTAGCTGATAAATATGATAAAGATTGGTTTATACGAAAAGTTAAGTTGGCAGAAATTGGCATTATGACTTTGGGCGCTATCGGCTTTATTACTCAAAGCTATGAGGTATTGCTTCTATTGCTCTTTCTTATGGGTACCCAATCTGCTTTCTTTGGCCCGGTTAAATATGCATTATTGCCACAACACCTAAAAAGCGAAGAGCTTCTAACTGGCAATGCTTTGGTTGAAACGGGTACCTTTCTTGCCATTCTTTTGGGTACCTTGGCCGCAGGTATTATTGCCTCAAGTGATAACGCTACCCATGTCGCTGCCCTTTCGGTAATGCTTTTCTCTATAATTGGTTATATCTCGAGTCGGTTTATCCCAAAAACACCCGCCGCGAATCCAACGGCAAAGATACGTTGGCAGCCGATAAAGCAGACAAAACACACATTAAGCATCGCAAAAAAAGATAGTGTGACACACAAGTCCATTTTAGCGATCAGTTGGTTTTGGTTTTTAGGCGCCAGTTACCTTACTCAATTTCCAAACTTTACCCAAATCTCTCTTCACGGCAGTGAAAGTGCAGTTTCGTTCCTTCTTGCTCTGTTTTCCGTCGGAATCGCGATAGGATCACAGCTATGTGATAAACTGTCTAAAAATCGAATAGAGTATGGACTCGTCCCTGTTGGAAGTATGGGCATTACTTTGTTTGGTATTTTGATGGCTTACTCGGTACCCGATAATCTACCGTCACTTACCTCTTTCGCAGACTTTGTTGGTTATAGAGAACTTTGGCCAACCTTTACTTATTTGGCTCTGTTAGGTATTTCTGGTGGGTTATTTATAGTGCCACTTTATACTGTGATGCAATTAAGAGCGAAAAAGACAGAATGCTCACAGGTCATCGCCGCAAACAATATCTACAATGCGCTTTTCATGGTTGGTAGCGCCATACTTGGTATCGTATTGCTCGGCATTCTAGAGATGCCTATTCCTGAATTTTTCATCTTTCTCTCTGTTATTAACTTTGTCGTGGTGCTATACCTTTTTTCACAGGTTCCTGTGTACGCGGTTCGATTTGTTGTATGGATAGTTACCCATATTATCTACCGGGTAAAGCATACCAACTTGCACCACCTGCCTAAAAACGGAGGCGCTTTATTGGTCTGTAACCATGTAAGCTATATGGACGCGCTGTTATTGAGTGCCGTCTGCCCTCGTTTAATACGATTTGTAATGGAAGAAGATTACGCTAACCTTAAACCACTTCGGCGCTTTTTATTTCGTGCTGGTGTTATCCCCGTTTCAGCGGCGAACAGTAGATCGATACGCAAGGCGTTCAAAGAGGTTGAACAAGCACTATCAGATGGTGAAATTGTCTGTATTTTCCCGGAAGGTCGATTAACTGGAGATGGTGAAATTCAACCCTTTATGCGTGGCATCGATATCATCATTAACCGCTCGCCTGTCCCCGTCATTCCTTTAGCTTTAAAAGGTATGTGGGGGAGTTATTTTAGCCGACATAAAGGACGAGCCTTTAAAGGCATCCCTAATCGGTTTAGGGCAAAACTAGAGATAGAAGCGGGAAGACCTGTCTCGCCAGAAGACGCCAATTCGGAATATATGCGTGAACAGGTACAAAAGTTGCGAGGAAGCTACAAGTAG
- a CDS encoding TetR-like C-terminal domain-containing protein, with amino-acid sequence MARRNDHTREELVELTLQKVKEFLADQPHHNLSLRKIATQIGYVPSTLVNIFGNYNLLLLQVVAQTVDELRIEASTALESSNSTEEALYNLAYCYHDFAQQNPYRWQLIFQHTMNGENLPDWQSERIDNMTSMLEKLIAILSPTKSEYEIVEASRVLWAGVHGITVLSVDDKFFTSSPIDGKALIKNLLSNYLQNWHKNE; translated from the coding sequence ATGGCACGCAGAAACGATCACACTCGCGAAGAATTGGTTGAATTAACTTTACAGAAGGTAAAGGAGTTCTTGGCAGATCAGCCCCATCATAATCTTAGTCTGAGAAAAATTGCTACTCAAATTGGCTATGTACCCAGTACTCTTGTCAATATATTCGGCAACTATAATTTATTGCTCTTACAGGTTGTAGCCCAAACGGTTGACGAACTACGAATAGAGGCTTCCACTGCACTTGAGAGCTCTAACAGCACTGAAGAAGCACTGTATAATCTCGCGTATTGTTACCATGACTTCGCTCAACAAAACCCTTACCGCTGGCAACTAATATTCCAACATACGATGAATGGTGAAAACCTACCCGATTGGCAGTCCGAACGCATCGATAACATGACGAGTATGTTAGAAAAATTGATCGCTATTTTGTCTCCGACCAAGTCTGAATACGAGATTGTAGAAGCCAGTCGTGTCTTATGGGCAGGCGTTCATGGTATCACCGTGTTGAGTGTGGATGATAAATTTTTCACGTCATCCCCTATCGACGGTAAAGCACTGATTAAAAACCTGCTTTCTAACTATTTACAGAATTGGCATAAAAATGAATAA
- a CDS encoding TIM44-like domain-containing protein — MKRILAMVALIMFTVTTSPIAEAKRFGGGKSFGKMFKTAPATNKSQTNTSSVKKDQTQSPAGSKRGLMGGLMGGLLAGGLLAAFFGGAFEGIQFMDILIIGLVAFFAFKFLRAMLGAKAGSMNQQAYSGAGNHYQKEQPTHQSFEQAQPAAGFGSAGHSDVPHNYPPGFDQAAFINGSREHYRILQGAWNHNELNTIEEYVSSSLFDDLKSERAKLEGDQHTDVMYVDAEIVRANYDASKAQLSLQFSGRYRDSVEAIEEDITDIWHLERDLTVDNAPWLIVGIQA, encoded by the coding sequence ATGAAACGTATCTTAGCTATGGTCGCACTCATCATGTTTACAGTGACCACGTCACCGATTGCCGAAGCCAAACGATTTGGTGGTGGTAAGTCTTTTGGTAAGATGTTCAAGACAGCACCCGCGACAAACAAGAGTCAGACCAACACCAGTTCGGTTAAAAAAGACCAAACACAGAGTCCCGCCGGCAGCAAACGTGGCTTAATGGGTGGTTTGATGGGCGGCCTTCTTGCTGGTGGTTTATTAGCGGCCTTCTTTGGTGGTGCATTTGAAGGTATCCAGTTTATGGATATCCTTATTATAGGGTTGGTCGCGTTCTTTGCCTTTAAGTTTTTACGTGCCATGTTGGGTGCAAAGGCTGGAAGCATGAATCAGCAAGCGTACTCTGGCGCTGGGAATCATTACCAAAAAGAGCAGCCTACTCATCAGAGCTTTGAACAAGCTCAACCTGCGGCGGGTTTCGGGTCTGCAGGGCACAGCGATGTTCCTCATAATTACCCACCAGGATTCGATCAGGCGGCGTTTATTAATGGGTCTCGTGAGCATTATCGCATTCTGCAAGGTGCTTGGAATCATAATGAACTGAATACAATTGAAGAGTACGTGTCATCAAGTTTGTTTGATGATTTGAAGTCGGAGAGAGCGAAACTTGAGGGTGATCAGCATACGGATGTTATGTATGTAGATGCGGAAATTGTTCGTGCAAATTACGATGCGTCTAAAGCGCAGCTTAGCCTTCAGTTCAGTGGTCGATATCGGGATTCAGTGGAAGCGATTGAAGAAGATATCACAGATATTTGGCACCTAGAGCGCGATCTAACCGTAGATAATGCACCATGGCTTATCGTCGGTATACAAGCGTAA